The genome window TCCTGTTCCGGCTGGACCAATAGCAAACACCATGTCGTTTTTATGCACATAATCAACCAGTTTTTGCTGATTTGGCGTCATGGCCTTAATTAACTTACCTCCTACACCGTGCACTAAAATCTTATCGCGATCGTGCATGTGTTCTGCATCGTGTTGATGACTGGTTTCTAAGACTCTCAAAATCACGTTATCATCAATACTGTTGTAGCGTGTAAAATGATGCATCAATCTTTTGAAGCGATTTTCAAACTCATCTAAGATTTCAGGTTCTCCAAAAGCTTTTAAAGTTGTACCACGAGCTACAATTTTAAGTTTTGGATAATACTTCTTAATCGTTTCAAGATGAGTATCTTGCGCACCCCAAAATTCTTTTGGAGCAATGTCGACTAATTCAATGATTCTTTCGTTCAAAGGCTTTCTTTTTTTAATTATTTTTGAAACGCTAAAATTATACTAGCTTTGCAATCAAATTTAATAAAAACTACTGTTGCATTTTAAATAAGTTATAAACAAAATAATGTCAATAATTACGCTAATTACCGATTTTGGACACAAAGACTACTTCGTAGGCGCTTTGAAAGGAAAAATTCTATCGGAGCATAAAGAAGCGGTTATTGTCGATATTTCTCACGAAATTGACTTATTCAACACATTAGAAGCAAGTTACTGTATTGAAGCGGCTTATTCTAATTTCCCAAAAGGGACTATTCATATTATTGGTGTTGATAGCGAACGTATAGGTGACGCCCAACATATTGCAATGCAATGGGACGATCATTACTTCATTTGTGCCGATAATGGTATTTTGAATACTTTGATTCAGAAAAAAATTCCACAGAAAATTGTTGCCATTACTATTCATGACAGATTGAATACCGATGTTAGCGATATGGATGTTTTTGTAGCAGTGGCTTGTCATATAGCCAGAGGTGGTTTATTGAATGTTATTGGAAAGGAAATTAAAACACTAAAACCAGTCAATACGCTGACTTCAATCATTTCTGATGATTTATCGGGAATAAAAGGACAAATCGTTTATATCGATTCGTTTGGAAATTGCGTTACTAATATTTCGCAAAAGCAATTTAACGAAACGGTTAGAGGTAGAAAATTTGAAATCATCATTAAGAATAAAAAAATAACTCGTTTACATAAAAA of Flavobacterium channae contains these proteins:
- a CDS encoding SAM hydrolase/SAM-dependent halogenase family protein — encoded protein: MSIITLITDFGHKDYFVGALKGKILSEHKEAVIVDISHEIDLFNTLEASYCIEAAYSNFPKGTIHIIGVDSERIGDAQHIAMQWDDHYFICADNGILNTLIQKKIPQKIVAITIHDRLNTDVSDMDVFVAVACHIARGGLLNVIGKEIKTLKPVNTLTSIISDDLSGIKGQIVYIDSFGNCVTNISQKQFNETVRGRKFEIIIKNKKITRLHKNYSDFPVSDPKQLKDLEGDFLALFNENGYLEIAIYKSNPKTVGSAATLLGLHFRDSISVKFK